A window from Cydia strobilella chromosome 9, ilCydStro3.1, whole genome shotgun sequence encodes these proteins:
- the LOC134744404 gene encoding luc7-like protein 3, translating into MAVLAAAQLLDELMGRHRNTNPNEKIKKPNWEDQEYCKYYVVKFCPHDLFVNTRADLGVCPKVHDDEVKDLFEKAEPSYKKSQYVEEFLRFCRHMINDVERKIQKGKQRLELMNSKPEGPPMTQAQTEKNQEQVQLLSEKVQALVQEAEEAGTRGDVEQAQGLMKLCDRLKEEKDTLLKQQENSHWSMTAELAAAQEKQMEVCPVCGAFLIVGDAQQRIDDHLSGKQHVGYFKLRQAYEEMMESREKELQEKEKKRREERDRERSARGGGLGSDRRDRERMERDKERDRGDRDKERDKKDDKSDRDKERDKDRERHRSSREEKSSRHDERDRERDRDRDRRSRRERRSSHDRPRRRSRDRH; encoded by the exons ATGGCGGTGTTAGCTGCAGCTCAGTTGCTAGATGAGTTGATGGGCAGACATCGGAACACCAATccaaatgagaaaataaagaaaCCTAATTGGGAAGACCAGGAG TACTGCAAATATTACGTGGTGAAATTCTGTCCCCATGACCTCTTTGTGAACACGAGAGCCGACCTGGGCGTGTGCCCCAAGGTCCATGACGATGAGGTCAAAGACCTTTTTGAGAAGGCAGAGCCATCGTATAAGAAGTCGCAATATGTGGAGGAGTTTCTACGGTTTTGCCGGCACATGATAAATGATGTTGAaa GGAAAATCCAAAAGGGCAAGCAAAGATTGGAGTTGATGAACTCTAAACCTGAAGGTCCACCAATGACCCAGGCGCAAACTGAGAAAAATCAAGAACAG GTCCAACTCCTCTCTGAGAAGGTACAGGCGTTGGTCCAAGAAGCTGAGGAGGCGGGTACGAGAGGCGATGTAGAACAAGCCCAGGGCCTTATGAAGCTGTGTGACCGGCTCAAAGAAGAGAAGGACACCTTACTGAAACAACAGGAAAACAG CCATTGGTCCATGACCGCGGAGCTGGCTGCCGCCCAAGAGAAGCAGATGGAGGTGTGCCCGGTGTGCGGCGCCTTCCTCATCGTTGGTGACGCTCAGCAGCGTATCGATGACCACCTCTCCGGGAAGCAGCATGTTGG CTACTTCAAACTCCGTCAAGCCTACGAAGAAATGATGGAGTCTCGTGAAAAGGAACTGCAAGAGAAAGAGAAGAAGCGTCGCGAAGAGCGAGACAGAGAGCGCAGCGCCCGCGGCGGCGGGCTCGGCTCCGACCGGCGAGACAGGGAACGGATGGAAAGAGACAAAGAACGAGATCGCGGAGACAGGGATAAGGAGCGGGACAAGAAGGATGATAAGAGCGACAGGGACAAGGAGAGGGATAAGGACAGGGAGCGTCATCG GTCGAGCCGTGAAGAGAAGAGCAGCCGCCACGACGAGCGCGACCGCGAGCGGGACCGCGACCGTGACCGCAGATCGCGCAGGGAGAGAA
- the LOC134744346 gene encoding heparan sulfate glucosamine 3-O-sulfotransferase 3A1, translating to MKWIPAFSKRTLFIYFILLFLLYLFYVLNTCLVDERKFSLKRFLLKEHYSKYKSAAVRFVSLLGFNTLDATDYKYRRLRNQNVMPVKRLPDVLIIGVKKCGTRALLEFLRLHPDVRAAGSEVHFFDKFYHKGFEWYRDRMPPTLEGQITMEKTPSYWVTRTAPKRVHAMNPDVKLLAVVRDPVTRAISDYTQSASKTPSLPRFEELAIVNGSWGAGGAVAASWPPVRLGVYARPLRRWLRRFPRERLLLVNGERLVDDPAAEMARVQEFLGLKRVITEKHFYFNSSKGFPCLLKSESRSTPHCLGKTKGRSHPHINPATIETLRGFYRPFNEKFYELSGINFGWP from the exons ATGAAATGGATTCCGGCTTTTTCGAAACGAACATTGtttatatatttcatattattatttctattatatttattttatgttttgaaTACTTGTTTAGTTGACGAAAGAAAG TTTTCCCTGAAACGTTTTCTGCTGAAGGAACATTATTCAAAGTATAAAAGTGCTGCAGTTCGTTTTGTTTCTCTGCTGGGTTTCAACACACTAGATGCGACTGATTACAAATACCGCAGACTTAGAAATCAGAATGTAATGCCAGTGAAAAGATTGCCTGATGTGCTTATTATAGGTGTTAAGAAATGTGGAACCAGAGCCCTCCTGGAGTTTTTAAG GTTACACCCAGATGTGCGAGCTGCAGGTTCCGAAGTgcatttttttgataaattttatCATAAGGGCTTTGAATGGTACAG GGACAGAATGCCACCAACCCTCGAAGGCCAGATCACAATGGAGAAGACACCCTCTTACTGGGTGACACGGACAGCTCCAAAGAGAGTGCATGCCATGAATCCGGATGTGAAGCTGCTGGCGGTTGTCCGGGATCCTGTCACTAGGGCTATTAGTGATTATACACAGTCGGCAAG taaaacACCTTCACTCCCTCGTTTCGAAGAGCTAGCCATAGTGAACGGCAGCTGGGGCGCGGGCGGGGCGGTGGCGGCGTCGTGGCCGCCCGTGCGGCTCGGCGTGTACGCGCGCCCGCTGCGGCGTTGGCTGCGCCGGTTCCCGCGCGAGCGCCTGCTGCTGGTCAATGGGGAGCGGCTGGTGGACGACCCTGCAGCTGAGATGGCGAGGGTGCAG GAATTCCTTGGCCTAAAACGTGTGATCACCGAGAAGCATTTCTACTTCAACTCCTCTAAAGGCTTCCCCTGCCTCCTTAAATCGGAAAGCCGTTCCACCCCCCACTGTTTAGGCAAGACCAAGGGCCGGAGCCACCCCCATATCAACCCAGCCACCATAGAAACTCTAAGAGGGTTCTACAGGCCTTTCAATGAGAAATTTTACGAATTATCTGGTATAAATTTTGGGTGGCCTTGA